A single region of the Aerosakkonema funiforme FACHB-1375 genome encodes:
- a CDS encoding helix-turn-helix domain-containing protein, with the protein MNLSPLPDYTHQLQQLMQRVGVLSFKALSRSAGVSERQLMRLRRGQIMQMQVENLVKLGQVLQVSLEELLATFSDRQISWTEKTGEASPALQQEYQRLQAQMQSQRQSLMQEFQLSSLQVLESWLIQWPTAAYAAGQNPQLPAVKLLPLLRPVEQLVQQWGVEAIAPVGTELPYDPQQHQLMELTAQPGDRVKVRYTGYRQGDRLLYRAKVSPV; encoded by the coding sequence GTGTATTGAGTTTTAAAGCGCTCAGTCGTTCCGCAGGGGTATCGGAACGGCAGCTGATGCGACTGCGGCGAGGACAGATAATGCAGATGCAGGTGGAAAATCTGGTCAAACTCGGTCAAGTTTTGCAAGTGTCGCTAGAAGAGTTATTGGCAACTTTTTCCGATCGTCAGATAAGTTGGACAGAAAAAACAGGGGAAGCATCACCAGCGCTACAGCAGGAGTACCAACGATTGCAAGCGCAGATGCAGTCACAGCGACAGTCGTTAATGCAGGAATTTCAGCTTTCCAGTTTGCAAGTGTTGGAATCTTGGCTGATACAATGGCCAACAGCTGCCTATGCTGCCGGACAAAATCCTCAGCTGCCGGCAGTGAAATTGTTGCCGCTGCTGCGACCTGTAGAACAACTGGTGCAACAATGGGGAGTGGAAGCGATCGCACCCGTAGGGACAGAATTGCCTTATGACCCGCAGCAGCACCAGTTGATGGAACTGACGGCACAACCGGGCGATCGCGTTAAGGTGCGCTACACTGGCTATCGGCAGGGCGATCGCCTCCTCTACCGCGCCAAAGTCAGCCCTGTATAG
- a CDS encoding STAS domain-containing protein: protein MDSVVKIVQPAGMLDSSKGSLFRQEINSLVENGATIVLVDFQDVTFMDSSGLGSLVLALKTVRAAGGKLFICSINEQVKMLFELTSMDRVFQIFANRDEFDRKLDSLK from the coding sequence ATGGACTCTGTTGTTAAAATTGTTCAACCCGCCGGTATGTTAGACAGTTCTAAAGGTTCTCTATTTCGCCAGGAAATTAACTCCTTGGTGGAAAATGGAGCCACTATTGTGTTAGTCGATTTCCAGGATGTCACCTTTATGGATAGTTCTGGGCTGGGTTCTTTAGTATTAGCCCTCAAAACAGTTCGCGCTGCTGGGGGTAAGCTGTTTATCTGTTCGATTAACGAGCAAGTCAAGATGTTGTTTGAACTCACTAGCATGGATCGCGTGTTCCAAATATTTGCGAATAGAGATGAATTCGATCGCAAATTGGACTCGCTTAAGTAG